One region of Citrus sinensis cultivar Valencia sweet orange chromosome 6, DVS_A1.0, whole genome shotgun sequence genomic DNA includes:
- the LOC102609723 gene encoding UDP-glycosyltransferase 73C11-like gives MASPLPAHQLHFVLIPLMSPGHLIPMIDMARLLAEHGIKVTIVTTPLNTTRFNITIKRAVESGLSIQLLQLEFPSVESGLPQGCENMDKLPSRDLIKNFFHAASMLKQPFEQLFDKLHPRPSCIISGKNLPWTVNSAINFKIPTILFDGMGCFACCCTHKLEISKVSKFESFVVPGLPHRIELIKAQLPEALNPAGSHVQDLTQVRHNIRAAEQSADGIVVNTFEELEAEYVKEYKRVKGDKVWCIGPVSACNKLNIDKAERCRGENGSTVDDYEQCLKWLDSWEPGSVIYACLGSICGLATWQLLELGLGLEASSQPFIWVIRGGERSQGLEKWIQEEGFEERTTGRGFIIRGWAPQVLLLSHRAIGGFLTHCGWNSTLEGVSAGVPLVTCPLFAEQFYNEKLAVQVLGIGVSVGIEAAVTWGLEDKSGLVIKREKVKEAIEKLMDRGKQGEKRRKRARQLGEIANRAIGVGGSSHRNIEMLIEFVIQQTRGQEFI, from the coding sequence ATGGCTTCACCTTTACCTGCCCATCaacttcattttgttttgataccCTTAATGTCTCCGGGTCACCTTATTCCAATGATAGACATGGCTAGACTTTTGGCAGAACATGGCATCAAAGTCACCATTGTCACTACACCTCTCAACACCACGAGATTTAATATCACAATTAAGCGTGCTGTTGAATCAGGTCTCTCAATTCAGCTTCTCCAACTTGAATTCCCATCTGTTGAGTCTGGTTTGCCTCAAGGATGTGAAAACATGGACAAACTTCCTTCACGTGATCTCATCAAGAACTTTTTTCATGCTGCTAGCATGCTAAAACAGCCATTTGAGCAACTCTTTGACAAGCTACATCCCCGTCCGAGCTGCATAATCTCCGGTAAGAATCTTCCCTGGACAGTTAATTCTGCTATAAACTTTAAGATCCCGACGATTTTGTTCGATGGAATGGGTTGTTTTGCTTGCTGTTGTACACACAAGCTCGAGATTTCTAAAGTTTCCAAGTTTGAGTCGTTTGTGGTGCCTGGCTTGCCTCATCggattgaattaattaaagcaCAGTTACCAGAAGCTCTCAATCCTGCAGGCTCACATGTACAGGACTTGACCCAAGTCCGTCATAATATCAGGGCAGCAGAGCAATCAGCAGATGGAATTGTGGTTAATACTTTCGAAGAATTGGAAGCAGAATATGTCAAAGAATATAAAAGGGTCAAAGGTGATAAGGTTTGGTGTATTGGCCCGGTTTCGGCTTGCAATAAGTTGAACATAGATAAAGCTGAGAGATGCAGAGGTGAAAATGGATCAACGGTAGATGATTATGAACAGTGCTTGAAATGGCTTGACTCATGGGAACCTGGGTCTGTGATTTATGCTTGTCTTGGGAGTATCTGTGGCCTTGCTACTTGGCAACTTTTAGAACTTGGGTTAGGCTTAGAAGCATCAAGTCAGCCGTTCATTTGGGTAATAAGAGGAGGTGAAAGATCACAAGGTTTAGAGAAGTGGATCCAAGAAGAAGGATTTGAGGAAAGGACAACAGGGAGAGGATTTATAATTCGGGGATGGGCACCTCAAGTGTTGCTATTATCTCATCGAGCAATTGGAGGGTTCTTGACACATTGCGGTTGGAATTCAACACTAGAAGGAGTGAGTGCGGGAGTGCCGTTAGTAACATGCCCTTTGTTTGCCGAGCAATTTTATAATGAGAAGTTAGCTGTGCAAGTATTAGGGATTGGAGTGAGTGTTGGAATTGAGGCTGCAGTGACATGGGGTTTGGAAGACAAGTCTGGTTTAGTGATTAAGAGGGAGAAAGTGAAAGAAGCTATTGAAAAACTGATGGATCGAGGCAAACAAGGAGAGAAGAGGAGAAAGAGAGCAAGGCAGCTTGGGGAGATAGCAAATCGTGCTATTGGAGTAGGTGGATCTTCTCATCGCAACATAGAAATGCTCATTGAATTTGTCATCCAACAAACAAGAGGGCAGGAATTCATTTGA